Proteins from a single region of Streptomyces sp. TN58:
- a CDS encoding DUF4232 domain-containing protein — translation MIAKRQVRWTRQVRQVRQVRWARGVAGGVLALGVLAGTAGCDTPPAPPPAPGPTGGPPARPTQPGAQTPGPASGPSCPEGGVRLVETGGDAAMGLRVEGFRLVNCGTEEYVLEGYPGVSLRGDRNEPLEVAVVHGTAGITTGVPDIEAAPQRVVLAPGQAAAWSVVWRNLVTDPSVPATTAAAMEVEPRPGAPRLRLRLTRPLDLGNTGKLGIGPWTAATR, via the coding sequence ATGATCGCGAAGCGGCAGGTGCGGTGGACACGGCAGGTGCGGCAGGTGCGGCAGGTGCGGTGGGCGCGGGGCGTTGCCGGGGGCGTGCTGGCCCTCGGGGTGCTCGCCGGGACCGCGGGCTGCGACACACCGCCGGCTCCGCCGCCCGCGCCCGGCCCGACCGGCGGCCCGCCCGCCCGCCCCACGCAGCCGGGCGCGCAGACGCCCGGGCCGGCCTCCGGACCGTCGTGCCCCGAGGGCGGGGTCCGGCTGGTCGAGACGGGCGGGGACGCGGCGATGGGTCTGCGGGTGGAGGGCTTCCGGCTGGTCAACTGCGGTACGGAGGAGTACGTACTGGAGGGCTACCCAGGGGTCTCGCTGCGCGGCGACCGCAACGAACCGCTGGAGGTCGCGGTGGTGCACGGCACGGCGGGGATCACCACGGGGGTGCCGGACATCGAGGCGGCGCCGCAGCGTGTGGTGCTGGCGCCGGGGCAGGCGGCGGCATGGTCGGTTGTGTGGCGCAACCTGGTCACCGACCCGTCGGTGCCGGCCACGACGGCGGCGGCCATGGAGGTCGAACCCCGGCCCGGAGCGCCCCGGCTGCGGCTGCGGCTCACCCGGCCGCTCGACCTCGGGAACACGGGGAAGCTGGGCATCGGCCCGTGGACGGCGGCCACCCGGTGA
- a CDS encoding PP2C family protein-serine/threonine phosphatase — protein MARAHVETLPARMRMRSRRGRTALRKSAVDYFRGDASDWLAFIGLLLTVPAIAFGTLMLPVWFSPAALVLPIVAGGLLLRPASLLALYAASAAALVVEALVLGPYTQGPARVTPGTVLVVAACGFFGLVIAQFRSRVGVPWRRGGTMLFDLRERIRVQSKLPALPRGWHREMALRPAGGQSFSGDFVVAARTNGGRTLEIVLTDVSGKGMEAGSRALLLSGAFGGLLGALPPHGFLPAANGYLLRQDWDEGFATSIHLVLDLETGDYELLSAGHLPALQLCAGTGRWQEKSGEGPLLGVYDGAEFTPARGNLRRGDVLMLFTDGLVETADREISEGIDRLTGEADRYVSAGWEGAAWHLIEKVAKDVNDDRALLLIRRSP, from the coding sequence ATGGCCCGAGCACATGTGGAGACCCTGCCGGCCCGGATGCGCATGCGGTCGCGCCGGGGCCGCACCGCCCTGCGCAAATCCGCCGTCGACTACTTCCGCGGAGACGCCTCCGACTGGCTCGCCTTCATCGGGCTGCTGCTCACCGTCCCCGCCATAGCGTTCGGCACGCTGATGCTGCCCGTCTGGTTCTCGCCCGCCGCGCTCGTCCTGCCGATCGTCGCCGGCGGCCTGCTGCTGCGCCCCGCCAGCCTCCTCGCCCTGTACGCGGCCTCCGCGGCCGCGCTGGTCGTCGAAGCCCTCGTCCTCGGCCCCTACACCCAGGGCCCGGCGCGCGTCACCCCCGGCACCGTGCTGGTCGTCGCGGCCTGCGGGTTCTTCGGACTGGTCATCGCACAGTTCCGCAGCCGCGTCGGCGTGCCCTGGCGACGCGGCGGCACCATGCTCTTCGACCTCCGCGAACGCATCCGCGTACAGAGCAAGCTGCCCGCCCTGCCGCGCGGCTGGCACCGCGAGATGGCCCTGCGCCCCGCGGGCGGCCAGTCCTTCTCCGGCGACTTCGTCGTCGCCGCACGCACCAACGGCGGCCGCACCCTGGAGATCGTCCTGACCGACGTCTCCGGCAAGGGCATGGAGGCGGGCTCCCGGGCCCTGCTGCTCTCCGGAGCCTTCGGCGGCCTGCTCGGCGCGCTGCCACCGCACGGCTTCCTGCCCGCCGCCAACGGCTACCTGCTCCGTCAGGACTGGGACGAGGGCTTCGCCACCTCCATCCACCTCGTCCTGGACCTGGAGACCGGCGACTACGAACTCCTCTCGGCCGGCCACCTCCCCGCCCTCCAGCTCTGCGCCGGCACCGGCCGCTGGCAGGAGAAGTCCGGCGAGGGCCCCCTGCTCGGGGTCTACGACGGCGCCGAGTTCACCCCCGCCCGCGGCAACCTCCGCCGCGGCGACGTCCTGATGCTCTTCACCGACGGCCTCGTCGAGACCGCCGACCGGGAGATCAGCGAGGGCATCGACCGCCTCACCGGCGAAGCCGACCGCTACGTCTCCGCCGGCTGGGAGGGCGCCGCCTGGCACCTGATCGAGAAGGTCGCCAAGGACGTCAACGACGACCGCGCCCTGCTGCTCATCCGCCGCTCGCCCTGA
- a CDS encoding Fpg/Nei family DNA glycosylase — MPEGHTIHRLAQDHTERFAARPVRVSSPQGRFAESAALLDGRVMESAEAHGKHLFLELGDAWIHIHLGLFGKLGFGPAPAPPATDTVRLRLQNEDHHADLRGPTACALIGEGEKKAIHQRLGPDPLRAADDPDRAWARISRSRTTVAALLMDQKVVAGVGNVYRAEVLFRHGIDPYRLGKDLTRAEWDAVWADLVVLMRQGVRHNRIDTVRDEHLPEAMGRPPRVDDHGGEVYVYRRANMPCHICGGEIRTAGLAARNLFWCPTCQAR, encoded by the coding sequence GTGCCCGAAGGGCATACGATCCACCGCCTCGCCCAGGACCACACCGAGCGGTTCGCCGCCCGCCCGGTCCGCGTGAGCAGCCCCCAGGGCCGCTTCGCCGAGAGCGCGGCCCTGCTCGACGGGCGCGTGATGGAGAGCGCCGAGGCGCACGGCAAGCACCTCTTCCTCGAACTGGGCGACGCCTGGATCCACATCCACCTCGGACTCTTCGGCAAACTCGGCTTCGGCCCCGCCCCCGCACCTCCCGCCACCGACACCGTCCGGCTGCGCCTGCAGAACGAGGACCACCACGCCGACCTGCGCGGCCCCACGGCCTGCGCGCTGATCGGCGAGGGCGAGAAGAAGGCGATACACCAACGGCTCGGCCCGGACCCGCTGCGCGCGGCCGACGACCCCGACCGCGCGTGGGCCCGTATCTCCCGCTCCCGTACCACCGTCGCCGCACTCCTCATGGACCAGAAGGTCGTCGCGGGCGTCGGCAACGTCTACCGCGCCGAGGTCCTCTTCCGGCACGGCATCGACCCGTACCGCCTGGGCAAGGACCTCACCCGCGCCGAGTGGGACGCCGTATGGGCCGACCTGGTCGTCCTGATGCGCCAGGGCGTGCGCCACAACCGCATCGACACCGTCCGCGACGAGCACCTCCCCGAAGCGATGGGCCGGCCGCCACGGGTGGACGACCACGGCGGCGAGGTGTACGTCTACCGCAGGGCGAACATGCCCTGCCACATCTGCGGCGGCGAGATCCGCACCGCCGGACTCGCGGCCCGCAACCTCTTCTGGTGCCCCACCTGCCAGGCCCGCTGA
- a CDS encoding ribose-5-phosphate isomerase, which translates to MRVYLGSDHAGFELKNHLVDWLKNNGHEPVDCGPHIYDAVDDYPPFCLRAAEKTAADEGSLGIVIGGSGNGEQIAANKVKGVRAILAWSVQTAQLGREHNNANVISVGGRMHTQDEAVSFIEAFLATPYSGEERHTRRIDMLSAYEQTGELPPIPAHHPQG; encoded by the coding sequence ATGCGCGTGTACCTCGGATCCGACCATGCCGGCTTTGAGCTCAAGAACCACCTCGTGGACTGGCTCAAGAACAACGGCCACGAGCCCGTCGACTGTGGCCCCCACATCTACGACGCCGTGGACGACTACCCGCCCTTCTGCCTCCGCGCCGCGGAGAAGACCGCCGCGGACGAGGGCAGCCTCGGCATCGTGATCGGCGGCTCCGGCAACGGCGAGCAGATCGCCGCGAACAAGGTCAAGGGCGTCCGCGCCATCCTGGCCTGGAGCGTCCAGACCGCCCAGCTCGGCCGTGAGCACAACAACGCCAACGTCATCTCCGTCGGCGGCCGCATGCACACGCAGGACGAGGCCGTCAGCTTCATCGAGGCCTTCCTGGCGACCCCGTACTCCGGCGAGGAGCGCCACACCCGCCGCATCGACATGCTCTCCGCCTACGAGCAGACCGGCGAGCTCCCCCCGATCCCGGCCCACCACCCGCAGGGCTGA
- a CDS encoding amino acid permease, which produces MSSTTTLQKEGSPTGNPGEGLPSDGLKAGLKNRHLSMIAIGGVIGAGLFVGSGGGIAKAGPAILISYALVGAMVVFVMRMLGEMAAASPNSGSFSAYADRALGRWAGFSIGWLYWFFWVVVLAVEATAGAAILESWIPAVPQWAWALIVMAVLTATNLGSVASYGEFEFWFAGIKVVAIGAFVVIGMLAVFGVLPGSDNPGAGFAHLTDTGGFFPHGYGAVLTGVLLVVFSFMGSEIVTLAAGESENPRKAVTQATNSVIWRIGVFYLGSIFVVLTLLPWNDPSITEKGSYVAALDSIGIAHAGTIMEVIVLTAVLSCLNSGLYTASRMAFSLGERGDAPKSFAKVNKNGVPVAAILGSTVFGFVAVYFNYAFKDTVFNFLLNSSGAIALFVWLVICFTQLRMRGILVREAPEKLTVKMWFFPWLTWATAALIMFVIGYMFVDDANREVVTLSTLVAAAVVVVGVVLDFRRKRAAVQG; this is translated from the coding sequence ATGAGCTCCACGACGACCCTTCAGAAGGAAGGCAGCCCCACCGGTAACCCCGGTGAAGGTCTGCCTTCCGACGGTCTGAAGGCCGGTCTCAAGAACCGCCACCTGTCCATGATCGCCATCGGTGGCGTGATCGGAGCCGGTCTCTTCGTCGGTTCCGGTGGCGGCATCGCCAAGGCCGGCCCCGCCATCCTGATCTCCTACGCGCTGGTCGGCGCGATGGTCGTCTTCGTGATGCGCATGCTCGGCGAGATGGCCGCCGCCAGCCCGAACTCGGGCTCCTTCTCCGCCTACGCCGACCGGGCGCTCGGCCGCTGGGCCGGTTTCTCCATCGGCTGGCTCTACTGGTTCTTCTGGGTCGTCGTCCTCGCCGTGGAGGCCACCGCCGGTGCCGCCATCCTGGAGAGCTGGATACCCGCCGTCCCGCAGTGGGCCTGGGCGCTGATCGTGATGGCGGTGCTGACCGCCACCAACCTCGGCTCGGTCGCCTCCTACGGTGAGTTCGAGTTCTGGTTCGCGGGCATCAAGGTCGTCGCCATCGGCGCCTTCGTGGTCATCGGCATGCTGGCGGTCTTCGGTGTGCTGCCGGGCTCCGACAACCCGGGCGCGGGCTTCGCCCACCTGACCGACACCGGCGGCTTCTTCCCCCACGGCTACGGCGCCGTCCTCACCGGTGTGCTGCTCGTCGTCTTCTCCTTCATGGGCAGCGAGATCGTCACCCTGGCCGCCGGCGAGTCGGAGAACCCCCGCAAGGCGGTCACGCAGGCGACCAACTCCGTCATCTGGCGCATCGGCGTCTTCTACCTCGGCTCGATCTTCGTCGTGCTGACGCTGCTCCCCTGGAACGACCCGTCGATCACCGAGAAGGGCTCGTACGTCGCCGCCCTCGACTCGATCGGCATCGCGCACGCCGGCACGATCATGGAGGTCATCGTCCTGACCGCCGTGCTGTCCTGCCTGAACTCGGGCCTCTACACCGCCTCCCGCATGGCCTTCTCGCTCGGTGAGCGCGGCGACGCCCCGAAGTCGTTCGCCAAGGTCAACAAGAACGGCGTGCCGGTCGCGGCGATCCTGGGCTCCACGGTCTTCGGCTTCGTCGCCGTCTACTTCAACTACGCGTTCAAGGACACGGTCTTCAACTTCCTCCTGAACTCCTCCGGCGCCATCGCGCTCTTCGTCTGGCTGGTGATCTGCTTCACCCAGCTGAGGATGCGCGGGATCCTGGTCCGCGAGGCCCCGGAGAAGCTGACCGTGAAGATGTGGTTCTTCCCGTGGCTCACCTGGGCCACCGCCGCTCTGATCATGTTCGTGATCGGCTACATGTTCGTGGACGACGCGAACCGCGAGGTGGTCACCCTGTCCACCCTCGTCGCCGCTGCCGTCGTGGTCGTCGGCGTGGTCCTGGACTTCCGCCGCAAGCGGGCCGCCGTCCAGGGCTGA
- a CDS encoding biotin transporter BioY, translating into MSTASVSLRPGAVLADLLPASRVRDIALVVGGAALTGIAAQISVPVPGSPVPVTGQTFAALLVGTAFGARRGFLSLALYALVGMAGVPWFAGGTSGAGGASFGYVLGMLLAATVVGALARRGADRSVLRTAGTMVLGSAVIYAVGVPYLMAATGMSLSAAVAAGLTPFLIGDALKAALAMGALPAAWKLVGRRG; encoded by the coding sequence ATGAGCACTGCTTCCGTCTCCCTCCGGCCCGGCGCCGTCCTCGCCGACCTGCTGCCCGCGAGCCGCGTGCGCGACATCGCGCTCGTCGTCGGCGGCGCCGCCCTGACCGGGATCGCCGCGCAGATCTCGGTGCCCGTCCCCGGCTCCCCGGTCCCCGTCACGGGCCAGACCTTCGCCGCGCTCCTCGTCGGCACCGCCTTCGGCGCCCGCCGCGGCTTCCTCTCGCTGGCGCTGTACGCCCTCGTCGGCATGGCGGGCGTGCCGTGGTTCGCGGGCGGCACCTCCGGCGCGGGCGGCGCCTCCTTCGGGTACGTGCTCGGCATGCTGCTCGCCGCCACCGTCGTCGGCGCCCTCGCGCGGCGCGGCGCCGACCGCTCGGTCCTGCGTACGGCGGGCACGATGGTGCTCGGCTCCGCGGTGATCTACGCGGTGGGCGTGCCGTACCTGATGGCCGCCACCGGGATGTCCCTGAGCGCGGCCGTCGCGGCCGGCCTCACCCCGTTCCTGATCGGCGACGCCCTCAAGGCGGCCCTCGCGATGGGGGCCCTGCCGGCCGCCTGGAAGCTGGTGGGCCGCCGCGGCTGA
- a CDS encoding amino acid permease — translation MRERLPDAPPTTGDLPAEPLSHSLKQRHLTMLGLGGVIGAGLFVGSGAGIAIAGPAIICSYLLAGVLAMLVMRALGEMSAAMPASGSFSVYAERALGRWAGFSAGWLYWFLLVVVLAVEATGAAKIANGWLPAVDQWIWVLLFMVVFTVSNLAAVKNFGEFEFWFAALKVGAIVLFLILGTLAIFGVLPDTDPVGMANLTGQGGFFPEGFGGVVAGMLAVIFAFGGLEVVTIAAAESDDPARSVSRAVRSAVWRILFFYVGSMVVIVTLLPWDSLVPGQSPYVAVLDSIGIPAAGQIMNIVVFVALLSALNANLYGSSRMVFSLAERGEAPKGLLQVSRGGVPRRAVFASVAFGFASVVLNLLWPDTIFLYMLNAVGAVLLFVWALIAVSQLKLRRRIERDMPERLTLPMWLFPYATWAALAGMAAVLVLMLFDDSARPQLLWSTGAALLVLAVAGVRELRERRDAQGALRK, via the coding sequence ATGCGTGAGCGCCTGCCAGACGCACCTCCCACGACGGGCGACCTGCCCGCGGAACCCCTCAGCCACAGCCTCAAGCAGCGCCACCTGACCATGCTGGGGCTCGGCGGCGTGATCGGCGCCGGCCTCTTCGTCGGCTCCGGCGCCGGCATCGCCATCGCCGGTCCCGCGATCATCTGCTCCTACCTCCTCGCCGGCGTCCTCGCGATGCTGGTGATGCGCGCGCTCGGCGAGATGTCGGCCGCGATGCCCGCCTCCGGCTCCTTCTCCGTCTACGCGGAGCGGGCCCTCGGCCGCTGGGCCGGCTTCTCGGCGGGCTGGCTGTACTGGTTCCTGCTGGTCGTGGTGCTGGCGGTGGAGGCCACCGGGGCCGCGAAGATCGCGAACGGCTGGCTGCCCGCCGTCGACCAGTGGATCTGGGTGCTGCTGTTCATGGTGGTCTTCACCGTGAGCAACCTGGCCGCGGTGAAGAACTTCGGCGAGTTCGAGTTCTGGTTCGCCGCCCTGAAGGTCGGCGCGATCGTGCTCTTCCTGATCCTCGGCACCCTCGCCATCTTCGGCGTGCTCCCGGACACGGACCCGGTCGGCATGGCCAACCTCACCGGGCAGGGCGGGTTCTTCCCCGAGGGCTTCGGCGGGGTCGTCGCCGGCATGCTCGCCGTCATCTTCGCCTTCGGCGGCCTGGAGGTCGTCACCATCGCGGCCGCCGAGTCCGACGACCCGGCCCGGTCGGTGTCGCGCGCGGTGCGCAGCGCCGTGTGGCGCATCCTCTTCTTCTACGTCGGCTCGATGGTGGTCATCGTGACCCTGCTGCCGTGGGACTCGCTGGTGCCGGGGCAGAGCCCGTACGTCGCCGTGTTGGACTCCATCGGCATCCCGGCGGCCGGCCAGATCATGAACATCGTGGTGTTCGTGGCCCTGCTGTCGGCGCTCAACGCGAACCTGTACGGGTCCTCGCGCATGGTGTTCTCGCTGGCCGAGCGCGGAGAGGCGCCCAAGGGGCTGCTGCAGGTCTCGCGCGGCGGGGTGCCGCGCCGGGCGGTCTTCGCGTCGGTGGCCTTCGGCTTCGCCTCGGTGGTGCTCAACCTGCTGTGGCCGGACACGATCTTCCTCTACATGCTCAACGCGGTCGGCGCCGTCCTGCTGTTCGTGTGGGCGCTGATCGCCGTGTCGCAGCTGAAGCTGCGCCGCCGGATCGAGCGGGACATGCCCGAGCGGCTGACGCTGCCGATGTGGCTGTTCCCGTACGCCACCTGGGCCGCGCTGGCCGGGATGGCGGCGGTCCTGGTCCTGATGCTGTTCGACGACTCCGCGCGGCCGCAGTTGCTGTGGTCGACGGGTGCGGCCCTGCTGGTCCTGGCCGTGGCGGGGGTCCGCGAGTTGCGGGAGCGCCGGGACGCCCAGGGCGCGTTGCGAAAGTAG
- a CDS encoding amino acid permease, which translates to MSHSSTVAPPEPPRPDSGSPLGNGLKQRHLSMIALGGVIGAGLFVGSGAGIAAAGPSIVLAYAASGLLVMFVMRMLGEMSAANPASGSFSVHAERAIGPWAGFTAGWMFWTLLCVGVAIEAIGAAHIMAGWFPGTPSWMWVLVFMALFCGSNLAAVSNFGEFEFWFSALKIGAIGLFLGLGVLAVLGLLPGTGAPGTANLLHDGGFLPNGVDGLLVGLLASVVAYGGLETVTIAAAESEDPVKGVAKAVRTTMWRIAVVYVGSMLVIVTLLPWNDPKVAEQGPYAATLAHLGIPAAGEIMNVVILIALLSAMNANIYGSSRMAYSLVSRGQGPKALGKVAGGVPRRAVLASSGFGFVTVLLSYWYPDTLFAWLLNMVGGVILIVWGFIAVSQFVLRRRLEREAPGKLVVRMWGFPYLTWVALAGVAAVLVLMALGEDTRVQVVFTGGLTAALAVTGWIMQNRETRRRAAAAR; encoded by the coding sequence ATGAGCCACAGCAGCACCGTCGCACCTCCCGAGCCCCCGCGGCCCGACTCCGGATCCCCGCTCGGCAACGGACTCAAGCAGCGCCACCTCTCGATGATCGCCCTCGGCGGTGTCATCGGCGCCGGACTCTTCGTCGGCTCCGGAGCCGGCATCGCGGCCGCGGGCCCCTCGATCGTGCTCGCCTACGCCGCGTCCGGACTGCTCGTGATGTTCGTGATGCGGATGCTCGGCGAGATGTCCGCCGCCAACCCCGCGTCCGGCTCCTTCTCGGTGCACGCGGAGCGGGCGATCGGCCCGTGGGCCGGGTTCACCGCCGGCTGGATGTTCTGGACGCTGCTGTGCGTGGGCGTGGCCATCGAGGCGATCGGCGCGGCGCACATCATGGCGGGCTGGTTCCCGGGCACCCCGTCCTGGATGTGGGTGCTGGTCTTCATGGCGCTGTTCTGCGGCTCCAACCTGGCCGCCGTATCGAACTTCGGCGAGTTCGAGTTCTGGTTCTCCGCCCTCAAGATCGGCGCCATCGGCCTCTTCCTGGGCCTCGGGGTGCTGGCCGTCCTGGGCCTGCTGCCCGGTACCGGCGCACCCGGTACCGCCAACCTGCTGCACGACGGCGGCTTCCTTCCGAACGGCGTCGACGGCCTGCTGGTCGGGCTGCTGGCGTCGGTCGTCGCGTACGGCGGACTGGAGACGGTCACCATCGCGGCCGCCGAGTCGGAGGACCCGGTCAAGGGCGTGGCCAAGGCCGTGCGAACCACCATGTGGCGCATCGCCGTGGTCTACGTCGGCTCCATGCTGGTCATCGTCACCCTGCTGCCGTGGAACGACCCGAAGGTCGCCGAGCAGGGCCCGTACGCGGCCACCCTGGCCCACCTGGGCATCCCGGCGGCCGGCGAGATCATGAACGTGGTCATCCTGATCGCCCTGCTGTCCGCGATGAACGCCAACATCTACGGCTCCTCACGCATGGCCTACTCCCTCGTCTCCCGCGGGCAGGGCCCGAAGGCGCTGGGCAAGGTCGCCGGCGGCGTTCCGCGCCGCGCGGTGCTCGCCTCCTCCGGGTTCGGCTTCGTCACCGTGCTGCTGTCGTACTGGTACCCGGACACCCTCTTCGCCTGGCTGCTGAACATGGTGGGCGGGGTCATCCTGATCGTCTGGGGCTTCATCGCCGTCTCGCAGTTCGTGCTGCGCCGCCGGCTGGAGCGCGAGGCGCCCGGGAAGCTGGTCGTACGGATGTGGGGCTTCCCGTACCTGACCTGGGTGGCGCTCGCCGGGGTGGCCGCGGTGCTGGTGCTGATGGCACTGGGCGAGGACACCCGGGTCCAGGTGGTCTTCACCGGCGGGCTCACCGCCGCCCTCGCCGTGACCGGCTGGATCATGCAGAACCGCGAGACGCGGCGCCGCGCGGCCGCCGCCCGCTGA
- a CDS encoding superoxide dismutase, which translates to MAIYTLPELPYDYAALEPVINPQIIELHHDKHHAAYVTGANNTLEQLAEARDKENWGALNGLEKNLAFHLSGHILHSIYWHNMASPKTGEGGGEPTAADGLGDLADAITESFGSFAKFKKQLTFASSATQGSGWGVLAYEPVSGRLVVEQVYDHQGNVGVASTPILVFDAWEHAFYLQYKNQKVDFIEAMWNVVNWQDVSRRYADAKANTPLLIPVKG; encoded by the coding sequence ATGGCCATCTACACGCTTCCTGAGCTTCCGTACGACTACGCGGCGCTGGAGCCGGTGATCAACCCGCAGATCATCGAGCTGCACCACGACAAGCACCACGCGGCCTACGTCACGGGCGCCAACAACACCCTGGAGCAGCTGGCGGAGGCGCGCGACAAGGAGAACTGGGGCGCGCTCAACGGCCTGGAGAAGAACCTCGCGTTCCACCTCTCCGGCCACATCCTGCACAGCATCTACTGGCACAACATGGCGAGCCCGAAGACCGGCGAGGGCGGCGGCGAGCCGACGGCGGCCGACGGCCTGGGCGACCTGGCCGACGCGATCACGGAGTCCTTCGGCTCCTTCGCGAAGTTCAAGAAGCAGCTGACCTTCGCCTCCTCCGCCACCCAGGGCTCGGGCTGGGGCGTGCTCGCGTACGAGCCCGTCAGCGGCCGCCTGGTCGTCGAGCAGGTGTACGACCACCAGGGCAACGTCGGCGTGGCCAGCACCCCGATCCTGGTCTTCGACGCCTGGGAGCACGCCTTCTACCTGCAGTACAAGAACCAGAAGGTGGACTTCATCGAGGCGATGTGGAACGTCGTCAACTGGCAGGACGTCTCCCGGCGCTACGCCGACGCCAAGGCGAACACCCCGCTGCTGATCCCCGTCAAGGGCTGA
- a CDS encoding DsbA family protein encodes MTETQVREKTPVDFWFDPLCPWAWMTSRWMLEVEKVRDVEVRWHVMSLAVLNENKLDELPEVYRELLGPKGWAPVRVVTAAQQKHGDEVTGKLYTALGTRIHNEDKGPTREVIAEALAEVGLPAELLAYADSDEYDEVLRASHDNGIDRVGQEVGTPVISVPGADGEGDVAFFGPVVTPTPRGEAAARLWDGTLLVASTPGFYEIKRTRTKGPSFE; translated from the coding sequence ATGACCGAGACCCAGGTGCGCGAGAAGACCCCGGTCGACTTCTGGTTCGACCCGCTCTGCCCTTGGGCCTGGATGACGTCCCGCTGGATGCTGGAGGTCGAGAAGGTGCGCGACGTCGAGGTGCGCTGGCACGTGATGAGCCTCGCCGTCCTCAACGAGAACAAGCTCGACGAGCTGCCCGAGGTCTACCGCGAGCTGCTCGGCCCCAAGGGCTGGGCGCCGGTCCGCGTGGTGACGGCCGCCCAGCAGAAGCACGGCGACGAGGTCACCGGCAAGCTGTACACCGCGCTCGGCACCCGTATCCACAACGAGGACAAGGGCCCGACCCGTGAGGTCATAGCCGAGGCGCTGGCCGAGGTCGGCCTGCCCGCCGAACTGCTCGCCTACGCCGACTCCGACGAGTACGACGAGGTGCTGCGCGCCTCCCACGACAACGGCATCGACCGGGTCGGCCAGGAGGTCGGCACCCCGGTGATCTCCGTTCCGGGCGCCGACGGCGAGGGCGACGTCGCCTTCTTCGGCCCGGTCGTGACCCCGACCCCGCGCGGCGAGGCCGCGGCCCGGCTGTGGGACGGCACCCTGCTCGTCGCGTCCACCCCCGGCTTCTACGAGATCAAGCGGACCCGCACCAAGGGCCCGTCCTTCGAGTAG